A genomic region of Streptomyces sp. R33 contains the following coding sequences:
- a CDS encoding alpha/beta fold hydrolase — MPTFHTPDGTLLAYRVLGEGDPVVCIPGGPADSRYLGDIGGLSAHRRLIVLDLRGTGRSAIPADAASYRCDRLVDDVEALREHLGLPQMDLLAHSAGTNVATQYAARYPQHLSKLVLVGPSTRAVGIEITGEMRRELARLRKDEPWFPAAYTALEALTTGAGGDPEAIAPFFHGRWDTAAQQHHTASRPDNQEAVALFGTEGAFSPKATRAALATCQAPTLLLAGEFDVNSPPESAAEFAGLFPHAALVVQPGAGHYPWLDDGHWFVAAIARFLGR; from the coding sequence ATGCCCACCTTCCACACACCTGACGGCACCCTGCTCGCCTATCGAGTCCTCGGAGAGGGCGACCCCGTCGTGTGCATCCCCGGCGGCCCTGCCGACTCGCGCTACCTCGGCGACATCGGCGGCCTGTCAGCGCACCGCCGGCTGATCGTCCTGGACCTGCGCGGCACCGGCCGGTCCGCGATACCTGCGGACGCCGCTTCCTACCGCTGCGACCGCCTGGTCGACGACGTCGAGGCCCTGCGGGAACACCTGGGCCTCCCGCAAATGGACCTACTCGCCCACTCCGCCGGCACGAACGTCGCGACGCAGTACGCGGCCCGCTACCCGCAGCACCTCAGCAAGCTCGTACTCGTCGGCCCCAGCACCCGAGCCGTCGGTATCGAGATCACCGGGGAGATGCGGCGCGAACTCGCCCGGCTACGGAAGGACGAGCCGTGGTTCCCAGCGGCATACACCGCCCTGGAGGCCCTCACCACCGGTGCAGGCGGCGACCCGGAGGCGATCGCACCCTTCTTCCACGGCCGTTGGGACACCGCGGCCCAGCAGCACCACACGGCCAGCCGACCCGACAACCAGGAAGCCGTCGCCCTCTTCGGAACCGAGGGCGCCTTCAGCCCGAAAGCCACTCGCGCGGCACTCGCCACCTGCCAGGCCCCCACCCTGCTGCTCGCCGGGGAGTTCGACGTGAACAGCCCTCCGGAGTCGGCAGCCGAGTTCGCGGGCCTCTTCCCTCATGCCGCACTCGTCGTACAGCCAGGGGCGGGCCACTACCCCTGGCTCGACGACGGCCACTGGTTCGTGGCGGCGATAGCCCGATTCCTGGGGCGATGA
- a CDS encoding sigma-70 family RNA polymerase sigma factor encodes MAGEEDVQNPAALTEEQAGRMLAEMNEVIRAGEEMRQLRAEMIKVLVGLGWTQEKIARLTDMSQPAVSKQMAKYRSADPLPPMRLSLDQHDTPWLEGRLWGLAEEISENFHDTARCTRHVNAIARGRKRFTPRHVDELRRLLEEDLLLHRADMPGSYRDAYDEISRALDVPSPAPSTATAPASVRRALAHRLQRDRLRAAE; translated from the coding sequence ATGGCAGGCGAAGAGGACGTACAGAACCCCGCGGCGCTGACCGAGGAACAGGCCGGGCGGATGCTCGCCGAGATGAACGAGGTCATCCGGGCGGGCGAGGAGATGAGACAGCTCCGCGCTGAAATGATCAAGGTACTCGTCGGCCTGGGATGGACTCAGGAGAAGATCGCCCGGCTCACCGACATGAGCCAGCCCGCCGTCTCCAAGCAGATGGCGAAGTACCGCTCGGCCGATCCGCTCCCCCCGATGAGGCTCTCCCTCGACCAGCACGACACGCCGTGGCTGGAGGGGCGGCTATGGGGCCTCGCGGAGGAGATCTCCGAGAACTTCCACGACACCGCCCGCTGTACACGCCACGTCAACGCCATCGCCCGGGGCAGGAAGCGCTTCACCCCGCGGCACGTCGACGAACTGCGACGCCTCCTCGAAGAGGACCTCCTGCTGCACCGGGCGGACATGCCCGGCAGCTACCGCGATGCGTACGACGAGATCAGCCGCGCACTGGACGTCCCCTCGCCGGCCCCGAGCACCGCCACCGCACCTGCCTCGGTACGCCGCGCCCTCGCCCACCGGCTCCAACGCGACCGGCTCCGGGCCGCCGAATAG
- a CDS encoding ester cyclase, with protein sequence MSTEENKRLVRRFYQEIDAGNVDAMDELVAEDYLDHSPPPFPGFAPGREGLKQAFRLFWEATPGTHEIEDQIAEGDRVVTRLTARGVHERDLPGIPATGRPITMTGTVIHRIENGKLAEKWSDKDVLGFLQQLGVIPTPGGASG encoded by the coding sequence GTGTCCACTGAGGAGAACAAGAGGCTGGTTCGCCGCTTCTACCAGGAGATCGACGCGGGCAACGTGGATGCCATGGACGAGCTCGTGGCCGAGGACTACCTAGACCACTCGCCTCCGCCCTTTCCAGGGTTCGCACCCGGTCGCGAGGGACTCAAGCAGGCGTTCCGTCTGTTCTGGGAGGCGACACCCGGAACCCACGAGATCGAAGACCAGATCGCGGAGGGGGACAGAGTCGTGACCCGGCTGACGGCCCGGGGAGTGCACGAGAGGGACCTCCCGGGCATCCCTGCCACCGGCAGGCCGATCACGATGACCGGGACGGTGATCCACCGCATCGAGAACGGCAAGCTCGCCGAGAAGTGGTCGGACAAGGACGTCCTCGGCTTCCTTCAGCAGCTCGGCGTCATCCCGACGCCCGGCGGGGCATCGGGATGA
- a CDS encoding DUF2267 domain-containing protein, translating into MYDQPRANPSRAAMTFDQMLERVRYEGAYPTRERAADAVHNVLAALGRQLTGDERVDLAQCLPIEAALTLTAQIPDTEQLTGWGFVKDLAARTGGTPATTRWDTGAVLATVTRLAGPDLLARILHQLPGGYALLFGQAELRQPQPA; encoded by the coding sequence ATGTACGACCAGCCTCGAGCGAACCCGTCCCGTGCGGCCATGACGTTCGACCAGATGCTGGAACGCGTGCGCTACGAAGGCGCCTACCCCACCCGCGAACGCGCCGCAGATGCCGTCCACAACGTCCTCGCAGCCCTCGGCCGCCAGCTCACCGGAGACGAACGCGTCGACCTCGCACAATGCCTGCCCATCGAGGCCGCCCTCACCCTCACCGCCCAGATCCCCGACACCGAACAGCTCACCGGCTGGGGCTTCGTCAAAGACCTGGCCGCCCGCACCGGCGGCACACCGGCCACCACCCGCTGGGACACCGGGGCCGTCCTCGCCACCGTCACGCGCCTGGCCGGCCCCGACCTCCTCGCCCGGATCCTCCACCAGCTCCCGGGCGGCTACGCCCTCCTCTTCGGGCAGGCAGAACTACGGCAGCCCCAGCCCGCCTGA
- a CDS encoding DUF2267 domain-containing protein, translated as MSMRGEAFLDHVQERGEYQSREEAERAARVVLALLGAHLVGTVRAELAARLPETYALILLNPLQAAEPLSPERYVRATAAWIEGATEKTALWDIGAVLSTVAAAAGDALMREVLLQLPPGYDLLFGRPQPT; from the coding sequence ATGTCGATGCGCGGGGAGGCGTTCCTGGACCACGTCCAGGAACGCGGCGAGTACCAGTCTCGGGAAGAAGCCGAACGAGCGGCCCGCGTCGTCCTGGCCCTCCTGGGCGCGCACCTGGTCGGCACCGTGCGGGCCGAGCTCGCCGCCCGGCTCCCGGAAACGTACGCCCTGATCCTCCTGAACCCGCTGCAGGCCGCCGAACCGCTCTCCCCCGAACGCTACGTCCGCGCGACCGCGGCCTGGATCGAAGGCGCCACCGAGAAGACGGCCCTGTGGGACATCGGCGCGGTCCTGTCCACCGTGGCCGCCGCAGCGGGAGACGCCCTCATGCGCGAGGTCCTGCTCCAGCTCCCGCCCGGCTACGACCTCCTCTTCGGCCGCCCCCAGCCCACCTGA
- a CDS encoding Hsp20/alpha crystallin family protein → MLMRTDPFREMDRIVQQLSGASGTWSKPSVMPMDAYRQGDVYVIAFDLPGVSTEAIDIDVERNMLTVKAERRPAEKSDGVQMELSERPLGVFSRQIMLADTLDTERIEADYDAGVLTLRIPIAERAKPRKISIGGESGRKQISG, encoded by the coding sequence ATGTTGATGCGCACCGACCCGTTCCGCGAGATGGACCGCATCGTCCAGCAGCTGTCGGGTGCGTCGGGTACCTGGTCGAAGCCGTCCGTGATGCCGATGGACGCCTACCGTCAGGGCGACGTGTACGTGATCGCCTTCGACCTCCCCGGAGTGAGCACCGAGGCGATCGACATCGACGTCGAGCGGAACATGCTGACCGTGAAGGCCGAGCGCCGGCCCGCGGAGAAGTCCGACGGCGTGCAGATGGAGCTCTCCGAGCGGCCCCTGGGTGTCTTCTCCCGCCAGATCATGCTGGCTGACACCCTCGACACCGAGCGCATCGAAGCCGACTACGACGCCGGTGTCCTGACCCTGCGGATCCCGATCGCCGAGCGTGCCAAGCCCCGCAAGATCTCCATCGGCGGCGAGTCCGGCCGCAAGCAGATCTCCGGCTGA
- a CDS encoding HSP18 transcriptional regulator, protein MTESESAVKETTPPTPQVSFLAAAAALETIDQAVRSAQEDPGSTPTARAASVLASGPHPALAALLMLREVREQLAGWESGLIETARGQGASWADLAGPLGVASRQAAERRYLRLRPGTAGTTGEERVQATRDMRAADRTVTAWARDNAADLRRLAGQITALAGLPASAQGAVDDLNAALADNDAARLVRPLSDTRTHLRPEDAELAERIDALTRHTDQLRQDTHDQRST, encoded by the coding sequence ATGACAGAGTCGGAGAGCGCTGTGAAGGAAACCACCCCACCGACCCCGCAGGTCTCCTTCCTGGCCGCCGCCGCGGCGCTGGAGACCATCGACCAGGCCGTGAGAAGCGCGCAGGAGGACCCCGGAAGTACACCGACGGCCCGAGCGGCGTCCGTACTGGCCTCGGGCCCGCACCCGGCCCTCGCCGCCCTGCTCATGCTGCGTGAGGTCCGCGAACAGCTCGCGGGCTGGGAGAGCGGCCTGATCGAAACCGCGCGCGGCCAGGGCGCGAGCTGGGCCGACCTTGCCGGCCCCCTCGGGGTCGCCAGCCGCCAGGCCGCCGAACGCCGATACCTGCGCCTGCGCCCCGGCACCGCCGGAACCACCGGCGAGGAACGCGTCCAGGCCACCCGCGACATGCGCGCCGCCGACCGCACCGTGACCGCCTGGGCCCGCGACAACGCGGCCGACCTGCGCCGGCTCGCGGGCCAGATCACTGCCCTCGCCGGCCTTCCCGCCAGCGCCCAGGGTGCCGTCGACGACCTGAACGCGGCCCTCGCCGACAATGACGCTGCCCGCCTCGTCCGGCCGCTGTCCGACACCCGGACTCATCTGCGGCCCGAGGACGCCGAGCTCGCCGAACGCATCGATGCCTTGACCCGACACACCGACCAGCTCCGACAGGACACCCATGACCAGCGCAGCACGTGA
- a CDS encoding STAS domain-containing protein — MGEHPPRDAGGNGVAVEVQDRTVTVRPAGEIDIETAPALQLALTEALTHASPTRPVAVDCSLLTFCDSSGLNALLTARRSAQETGTVIRLAAPNSQLLRLLELTGALSLFPLDQDPPTSVGRPPSGCSDGPPR, encoded by the coding sequence ATGGGTGAACATCCGCCCCGGGACGCCGGCGGCAACGGCGTCGCCGTAGAGGTCCAGGACCGCACGGTCACGGTCCGGCCCGCCGGCGAGATAGACATCGAGACAGCACCCGCCCTGCAGCTCGCCCTCACCGAAGCACTCACCCACGCCTCCCCCACCAGGCCCGTGGCGGTCGACTGCAGCCTCCTCACCTTCTGCGACTCCTCGGGGCTCAACGCGCTCCTCACGGCGCGACGCTCAGCGCAGGAGACCGGCACCGTGATCCGCCTCGCCGCCCCCAATTCCCAGCTCCTGCGCCTCCTTGAGCTGACGGGCGCCCTGTCCCTCTTCCCCCTGGATCAGGACCCGCCGACGAGCGTCGGCCGCCCTCCGAGTGGATGCTCGGACGGACCCCCTCGATAG
- a CDS encoding DUF5133 domain-containing protein, with translation MATTPATAYEAECILSAAAAQAGLPETVLAAAMREALRGAPVPARAERALREAVQASRIQGTAFQASGPYLLPLRTDAEKAVGRFFEARLRLTAAPADPEARRAFEDVLFTLCVLMGRPSAPQALHEAIQYTES, from the coding sequence ATGGCGACGACCCCGGCCACGGCCTACGAGGCCGAGTGCATCCTGTCCGCCGCGGCCGCCCAGGCCGGCCTGCCCGAGACCGTCCTGGCCGCCGCGATGCGTGAAGCCCTCCGCGGCGCACCGGTACCCGCTCGCGCCGAGCGGGCCCTGCGCGAGGCCGTCCAGGCCAGCCGTATCCAGGGCACCGCATTCCAGGCCTCCGGCCCCTACCTGCTCCCGCTGCGGACAGACGCCGAGAAGGCTGTGGGACGCTTCTTCGAAGCCCGCCTGCGTCTGACCGCAGCCCCGGCCGACCCGGAGGCCCGCCGCGCCTTCGAGGACGTCCTGTTCACCCTGTGCGTCCTCATGGGCCGGCCCTCAGCGCCCCAGGCGCTGCACGAGGCCATCCAGTACACCGAGAGCTGA
- a CDS encoding response regulator transcription factor, with amino-acid sequence MTPPAAPSGPLRVLLCDDNDMLRAALAEVVGSQPDLALAGSAANADEAIRLATAQRPHVVVLDVRFPGGGPYTAEQILRAVPGVRILAFSAYGDQGPRTEMAVVGVAGYLVKGITNARLLAEVRALGAEALKETPSVAEGGADA; translated from the coding sequence GTGACCCCGCCGGCCGCGCCCAGCGGTCCCCTGCGGGTGCTGCTCTGCGACGACAACGACATGCTGCGCGCGGCGCTGGCAGAGGTCGTCGGGTCCCAGCCCGACCTCGCCCTGGCCGGCAGTGCGGCCAACGCCGACGAGGCGATCCGGCTCGCCACCGCCCAAAGGCCGCACGTCGTGGTGCTCGACGTGCGCTTCCCCGGCGGCGGCCCGTACACCGCCGAGCAGATCCTCCGCGCCGTTCCCGGCGTCCGCATCCTGGCGTTCTCCGCATACGGGGACCAGGGCCCGCGCACCGAGATGGCTGTCGTCGGCGTCGCGGGATACCTCGTCAAGGGCATCACCAACGCCCGGCTGCTGGCCGAGGTCCGGGCCCTGGGAGCCGAAGCCCTCAAGGAGACTCCCTCCGTCGCCGAAGGGGGAGCCGACGCATGA
- a CDS encoding PAS domain S-box protein, with protein MNRDDRAERSGALAPTETAFTLLVTSVLDYGIFMLDPGGHVSSWNAGAERIKGFRAADIIGQHFSVFYPPEDIAARKPHKELETAIADGRLEDEGWRIRKDGSRFWANVVITPLFDESGELRGFGKVTRDMTERRAAEQALTERRRLFTHLVQAQELERRRIAWDVHDDSIQAMVAVGMRLQLLADQVGEPYARELSLLDASVREAVSRLRNLTFRLQPPGIDRHGLIESLSQHLNDVVAGSWGLEPTLEHDMEKEPAPETAITIFRIVQEALLNVRKHARARTVRVSVTTENQGLQVQVADDGTGHAAGAHRLQEHFGLMEMRERAETAGGWWTLRSEPGTGTTVEFWVPDLPTGELDEPLPGAPVRSFDSLIAPQGLS; from the coding sequence ATGAACCGTGACGACCGCGCCGAACGAAGTGGCGCCCTCGCTCCGACCGAGACGGCGTTCACCCTGCTGGTCACGAGCGTCCTCGACTACGGCATCTTCATGCTCGACCCCGGAGGCCACGTCTCCAGCTGGAACGCCGGAGCCGAGCGGATCAAGGGTTTCCGTGCCGCAGACATCATCGGCCAACACTTCTCGGTCTTCTACCCGCCCGAGGACATCGCTGCCCGCAAGCCCCACAAGGAACTTGAAACGGCCATCGCCGACGGCCGGCTGGAGGACGAGGGCTGGCGCATCCGCAAGGACGGCTCCCGCTTCTGGGCCAACGTGGTGATCACCCCCCTCTTCGACGAGTCCGGGGAACTGCGCGGCTTCGGCAAGGTCACGCGGGACATGACCGAGCGCCGCGCCGCCGAGCAGGCGCTCACCGAACGCCGCCGCCTGTTCACCCACCTCGTCCAGGCCCAGGAGTTGGAACGCCGTCGCATCGCCTGGGACGTGCACGACGACTCCATCCAGGCCATGGTCGCCGTCGGCATGCGTCTACAGCTCCTCGCCGACCAGGTCGGCGAGCCCTACGCGCGTGAACTCTCCCTGCTGGACGCGTCGGTGCGCGAGGCGGTGAGCCGCCTGCGCAACCTCACCTTCCGGCTCCAGCCGCCCGGCATCGACCGGCACGGCTTGATCGAGTCGCTCTCCCAGCACCTCAACGACGTGGTGGCCGGGAGCTGGGGTCTTGAGCCCACCCTGGAACACGACATGGAAAAGGAACCGGCCCCCGAGACCGCGATCACCATCTTCCGCATCGTGCAGGAGGCACTGCTGAACGTGCGCAAACACGCCCGAGCGCGAACCGTACGGGTCAGCGTCACCACCGAGAACCAGGGGCTGCAGGTCCAAGTGGCCGACGACGGCACCGGCCACGCGGCGGGCGCCCACAGGCTGCAGGAGCACTTCGGGCTGATGGAGATGCGGGAGCGGGCCGAGACCGCCGGCGGCTGGTGGACACTGCGCAGCGAGCCCGGTACCGGCACGACCGTGGAGTTCTGGGTGCCCGACCTGCCGACGGGCGAGCTGGACGAACCGCTGCCCGGTGCACCCGTCAGGAGCTTCGACTCCCTGATCGCCCCCCAGGGGCTGTCGTGA
- a CDS encoding response regulator transcription factor, translated as MPSTPRTTADTVPRTAGGRITILLVEDHDMVAEAIRLALDRTHDLEVVGRSLCLKDALADAARLRPAVVVLDRRLPDGDGIAAITALKAAAPGTRVLVLTGEGTPAVAAHVAEAGGSGLILKVDNLRELQDGVRLVAAGEVAFSKGLLSGALDRLAGRTVDLGATLTPRERETLCLLGDGLGTAEIGQRLGVALNTARNHVQRVLEKLGARSQLEAVAVARREGLLP; from the coding sequence ATGCCTTCGACACCGCGGACCACAGCGGATACCGTGCCGCGCACCGCCGGGGGACGCATCACCATCCTGCTCGTCGAGGACCACGACATGGTGGCCGAGGCGATCCGGCTCGCCCTTGACCGCACCCACGACCTGGAGGTGGTCGGCCGTAGCCTGTGCTTGAAGGACGCGCTGGCCGACGCGGCCCGGCTGCGTCCCGCCGTGGTGGTGCTGGACCGGCGACTGCCCGACGGCGACGGCATTGCCGCCATCACCGCGCTCAAGGCCGCCGCACCCGGCACCCGGGTACTGGTGCTGACCGGCGAAGGCACACCGGCGGTGGCCGCCCACGTCGCCGAGGCCGGTGGCTCGGGACTCATCCTCAAGGTCGACAACCTACGCGAGCTCCAGGACGGCGTACGCCTGGTGGCGGCGGGTGAAGTGGCCTTCAGCAAGGGACTGCTCAGCGGAGCGCTGGACCGGCTGGCCGGCAGGACCGTCGACTTGGGCGCGACCCTCACCCCGCGCGAGCGCGAGACCCTCTGCCTGCTCGGCGACGGCCTGGGCACAGCCGAGATCGGTCAGCGGCTGGGCGTCGCCCTCAACACCGCCAGGAACCACGTCCAGCGGGTCCTGGAGAAGCTCGGCGCGCGCTCCCAACTGGAGGCGGTCGCCGTGGCACGCCGTGAGGGCCTTCTCCCATGA
- a CDS encoding STAS domain-containing protein, producing MTGPVFQVSTALDANVAGLRLVGALDLDGTAQLLAAVDDCFARRPDRVVLDLSGLRFCDCAGLNVLLEAKATADKIGTELRLEGARTQVARLFALTGVDELFAGGVPRLPPRTL from the coding sequence GTGACCGGCCCGGTGTTCCAGGTCAGCACCGCACTCGACGCCAATGTGGCAGGGCTGCGGCTGGTCGGCGCGTTGGACCTGGACGGTACCGCGCAGTTGCTCGCCGCCGTCGACGACTGCTTCGCGCGGCGGCCCGACCGCGTCGTGCTCGACCTGTCGGGCCTGCGGTTCTGCGACTGTGCGGGGCTCAACGTGCTGCTTGAGGCCAAGGCCACAGCGGATAAGATCGGCACCGAGCTGCGCTTGGAGGGCGCCCGCACGCAGGTCGCCCGACTGTTCGCTCTCACTGGCGTCGACGAGCTGTTCGCCGGCGGCGTGCCGCGTCTACCACCGAGGACCCTGTGA
- a CDS encoding ATP-binding protein, with amino-acid sequence MELPSAIPHDARHAEECLDFDGAPGCIAEAREAAVAFLRHHSPPARSTFHDDVLLVVSELVTNAVRHAPGPFVLELGLVPGGIEITVRDTSPRRPYSRTPDRTGGRGWGIVQALARRVRVVARHDGDGKAVHAELIW; translated from the coding sequence ATGGAGCTCCCGTCGGCCATTCCGCACGACGCCCGTCATGCGGAGGAGTGCCTGGACTTCGACGGCGCGCCCGGCTGCATCGCCGAAGCACGGGAAGCCGCCGTCGCCTTCCTTCGCCACCACTCCCCGCCCGCGCGCAGCACCTTTCACGATGACGTCCTGCTGGTCGTCTCCGAACTGGTGACCAACGCCGTCCGCCACGCTCCCGGCCCCTTCGTCCTGGAACTCGGCCTGGTTCCTGGCGGGATCGAGATCACCGTGCGGGACACGAGCCCACGCCGCCCGTACTCCCGGACTCCCGACCGGACCGGCGGTCGCGGGTGGGGCATCGTCCAGGCCCTCGCACGCCGGGTGCGCGTCGTCGCCCGCCACGATGGCGACGGCAAGGCCGTTCACGCAGAGCTGATCTGGTAG
- a CDS encoding aminotransferase class I/II-fold pyridoxal phosphate-dependent enzyme, whose protein sequence is MNQSKAPVLEALAAYHAGGQTPFTPPGHKQGRGTDPRVRAVLGDAVFRSDVLATSGLDDRTSSHAVLEAAQALMAEAVGADRAFFSTCGSSLSVKSAMLSVAGPHEKLLVGRDAHKSVVSGLILSGIRPVWVDPQWDAERHLAHPPSAEAFEAAFAEHPDARGALVTTPTPYGTCSDLAAIAEVCHERGRPLVVDEAWGAHLPFHPDLPTWAMDAGADVCVTSVHKMGSGLEQSSVFHLQGDLIKPEVLKSREDLLGTTSPSVLMYAALDGWRRQMVEQGRVLYDDALALAEQVRTRISRIDGMQVHGREDFCGPGKAADIDLLQIVIDVSAWEVTGYRAADWLRENHRINLHIGDHRRISAQFTHADDDSTAETLLTALTDLAAHAGELRTGQPVHVPPSSRLRLEQAVLPRDAFFGATEQVPWEKADGRIASEMLTPYPPGIPAALPGERLTKDVLRYLRSGVEAGMVVPDAVDTNVESVRVLRED, encoded by the coding sequence ATGAACCAGTCGAAGGCACCGGTCCTCGAGGCATTGGCCGCCTACCACGCCGGCGGGCAGACACCGTTCACGCCTCCGGGTCACAAGCAGGGCAGGGGTACTGACCCCCGCGTACGCGCCGTGCTCGGTGACGCGGTGTTCCGCTCCGACGTGCTGGCCACCAGCGGGCTGGACGACCGTACGTCCTCCCACGCCGTGCTGGAGGCGGCCCAGGCCCTGATGGCTGAGGCGGTCGGCGCCGACCGGGCCTTCTTCTCCACCTGTGGCAGCTCCCTGTCGGTGAAGTCGGCGATGCTGTCCGTAGCCGGCCCGCACGAGAAACTGCTGGTGGGGCGGGACGCCCACAAGTCCGTCGTCTCGGGCCTGATCCTCTCGGGCATCCGCCCCGTCTGGGTCGACCCGCAGTGGGACGCCGAACGCCACCTCGCCCACCCGCCGTCCGCCGAGGCCTTCGAGGCGGCCTTCGCCGAGCATCCCGACGCCCGCGGAGCGCTGGTGACCACGCCGACCCCCTACGGCACCTGCTCGGACCTCGCCGCCATCGCCGAGGTCTGCCACGAGCGCGGGCGTCCCCTGGTCGTCGACGAGGCATGGGGCGCCCACCTGCCCTTCCACCCCGACCTGCCGACCTGGGCCATGGACGCCGGCGCCGACGTGTGCGTCACCTCCGTCCACAAAATGGGGTCCGGCCTGGAACAGAGTTCCGTCTTCCACCTCCAGGGCGATCTGATCAAACCCGAGGTGCTCAAGAGCCGCGAGGACCTGCTCGGCACCACCAGCCCCTCCGTCCTCATGTACGCGGCCCTGGACGGATGGCGTCGGCAGATGGTCGAACAGGGAAGGGTCCTCTACGACGACGCACTCGCCCTGGCCGAACAGGTCCGCACCCGCATCTCCCGCATCGACGGCATGCAGGTGCACGGCCGTGAGGACTTCTGCGGGCCCGGCAAGGCAGCGGACATCGACCTCCTGCAGATCGTCATCGACGTCAGCGCGTGGGAGGTCACCGGCTACCGGGCCGCTGACTGGCTGCGGGAGAACCACCGGATCAACCTCCACATCGGCGACCATCGCCGCATCAGCGCGCAGTTCACCCACGCCGACGACGACAGCACGGCCGAGACCCTGCTGACGGCCCTGACCGACCTGGCCGCGCACGCCGGCGAACTGCGCACGGGACAGCCCGTTCACGTCCCGCCGTCCTCCCGGCTGAGGCTGGAACAGGCGGTCCTGCCGCGCGATGCCTTCTTCGGTGCGACCGAGCAGGTGCCCTGGGAGAAGGCGGACGGAAGGATCGCCTCCGAGATGCTGACCCCCTACCCTCCGGGCATACCGGCGGCGCTGCCCGGCGAACGCCTCACCAAGGACGTACTGCGCTACCTCCGCTCCGGAGTCGAGGCCGGCATGGTCGTCCCGGACGCGGTCGACACGAACGTCGAAAGCGTCCGGGTGCTTCGCGAGGACTGA